ATAAGCGATTTAGTGGTTATCGTTCATGGTTATCGGTTTACCGATGAGTAAAATTCAAATGTCGGCATTATATAGATTGAACTTTTTTTCTATTAATTTTACATGTTCTAATAGTTTTAGGCAAAGCGAGTGTGTTTTTGCTACACTTCAAGTCGCGAGAGATAGTAAATCTCCTTCAGCACAAGAAAACTAACTTCAATCGAGTATTATTTTTTCTTTTTGACTCCCAACTTATCACATATCTTTTTGTATCCAGCTGTCTTTTACTTGAGAGTCTATTTACTAATGAATTATTTAATATTTTAAGCAGAGCCATCGTTCATATTCCTCCTGATTAAGATTTGAGTGATCCAAAGAAGACCGAGAAAGCTAGCAGCAACGACAAAAATAATCATTTACAGCTCTAAAGTAGCTGGAACCAAATCTCGAGCACCGTTCCTAGCAAAAGAATGACTACTAGCAATTAACTGATAGAACCGGCGAATATTTAAATCCATATCAAGAGGACTTCTCATTTAATGAGCATTCGTAAGTTACGATTCGGCCTTTTCGTTCCTTGAATTCCGGTGCTGAGAGATCTTTTTCTCTCCACCACCAGCGCCCATCAGTATAGCTAGGAATGCCTTTATTATTTGTTCGTGGCAATTGAAGGGTCATTCCTCGCCAGGAAATCAAAATTCCATCACCAGGCAGGGTCCCATCCGAACTATTTGGAATTCCACCAGCAATCCCGGTTACATCTACAGCCCCACTAAATCTTTCAGCAGTTAATTCTTCGCCATCGCAAATCCAGGACGCTACAGCTGGAGATATATTTATAAGCAAAAGATTTACTGCCATGAATATAAATATTAATTGATGCACTGCGAAATTAATTGATGTGATCTATAAACGATGATACTCGATCTTAATAATTGCTGTGACAATAAGTTTTACATCAATTTTAAGTATGGTACTCAGCTTTTTGATAGGTTCCGAACGCTGGAGCTTTATATATCAAGCGACCCGCTAGGTGTTCCCCAAACAATCGCTGATAGGCATATTAAGATGATTTAGATCATATTAGGTCTCAAATAACAAAAATATAGTTTCTGGTATTGCCAGTAATTATTAACGCTAACGTAAAATAAATTTTTTTGATGAATTGATTCAAGCTATTAGCTGAGTTCAGTCCTAACAGATAATTCATCTTCACCAGATATCGCAGTTTCTAACTTTTCTTTAAGCCAATTAGCTGCATCGTAACCCAATTCTTTTTCCTCTAAGTTTCTAGTTCTTGTTTCTGGTGCGTCAACTCCTGCAACTCTAACTCTTTCTTTTTTGTATAGATTAAATCCAAGGTCGATAGTAATATCAATAGTATCGCCATCAACAACACGATTAATCGCTATCACTCTAAAATTATAGTAGGAATTTCTGCTAGGTGGAACCATTGCTTCCATAATTAATTTTCTTAAAACCTGTTAGGACGACTATACTAAATCACAGAAGCAACAATAGCAATTTTAATAGATGACTTTGGTATAATAAATAAATCATGGTATTCAGCTATGCTGGGCTTCATCATCGGCTTGGGCGAGGGGTGGAAACATCGTCCCTAGCTGCTTGCATTTTAACTCAAGCGACGGTCGGACCTTAATTAAGAGACCCGGAGATTTCTCAGTATTTTTAATGAAACGGATCGTTGACCACCGATGCCAAATTAACCTCACCAGGTCGCGGTATACCGGTATTCTACTTCAGTAGGTATTTGCAAGTCAACCCCTAATGCTAGAAACAGTGAATTTTAGCAGGACCCTACTCTTATATTTATGAAGAGTATTTACATTCTAAAATATTTATCTTTCTCTGTTTCGATTCATCTATGAACGCTTGTGGTATCATTCTTTTGCTAAAAGTTTCACCAACCTATTATAGAAATATTCATTTTTTCTCAATTTATTTTTTGTTGAGAATCAATAAGGGTTGATTTGACAGATATCTCAGTCTCTCCGTACAGACTTCTTCTCTTTGTTAATCCACCACCAAGTGTGGAACTTGTCCAACCCAAACCCACCTCTGTGGTCGTCCTTGACGATCTAATCCTGCTGGCTTTTCTGGTCTGTGCTTAAACCATTGAGGGTTATTGGGAATCTTTCCTGACCAATCGTTTAAAAGCCGATTGATCGGTTCTGATCTAAATCCTTGTGCTTGGACATTACAGGTTTTCACGGTCTTCAATGGGGGCTTGTTCTGTTTTTGTTTTGATCTTTCTTTTGATTTTGTTTTTGGTTTTTCTATCTGTTTTATCTGAGTTTTTCTTTGTGGTTTGGAAGAAAGATAGGTATTAGAGATTGGAGTATTTAGAATTTGAGGCGTCACTTGTGTCACTTCGCAGGAAACAGAACGAGTCTTTCGATGCGACACGTAGGTGGTGGGAGCAACCGTACGAGGACAGCGACGCTCTAAACCGTCGTGGTCCTTGCGGTGGTCGGGGGGCAGGGCATACCAGTAGTCCCTCTTGTATCGATGCTTCCATTTCTGCTCCCTTATTACATGCTGGGCATCCTCCAATTCCTTCAGGGCTCTTTGCACCGATCGGGTGCTGACCTCGATTTGGAATTCCTTCGCTAGTTGATCCCGCACTTGGTTTGCAGGCAGTCGTGTCCAGGCGGCGCCGTGGTCATCGATCTGCCCTCCTTTGCCACGACGGGCAACGTTGATCCAACCTCTGACGACTCCTAGGCAAAGGCTGGCAAGTGGAGTGATTGGGTTTCCCATGGCAGGAGTGGGACCCTGTGGTCCCTTTTTTGTTGGAGGGGTTGACTTCCTGCCCAAGATTCCCTTTAATGTGTCTGCACGTTGTGAGTGTGAGATTCGTTTTTTGGCGGGTCTCTAAGGGCCCCTGACCGATCTTAAGAACCGGTCGGGGGTTTCATCTTTTGAGTGATGAATCAGGATTACCTCAGTTCTACCGGACTCCAGATCTGCTGTCCACTCGGCGCTGCCTGAGCTGTAACACCTGTTAGTTAAAGGTCCGTTACTGGTCAGCTATCAAATGTTCACTCTTGGGCTGTTAAGGTTCTTCGTCGTGGAGTCCTCCTCAAAAGGGTTCGTTTTGGTTGGTTGGAGGGTCTTCTCTTCTACTCGGAGCTTGATTAGGCGTGGCTCCGTTTAGGGAAACAGTGACCAAGGCCTGACTGGATGCATTAAGCGGCTGCTAGCATTGATTAATCTGGATTTATATCTTGATCTTTAAGCTTGTTGGCTAAAGCTCCAAGAGCGACTCCCGATATAAGCGAACCAAATTGTTCTTTTGAAGAACTCTTTGTATAAAACAAGGATCACTTTCCTGAGCAACATGCTGGAGCTGGGGGGTCAGCGCCGAGGTTTTCCGCGGGACGTCTTCCGCTGTGGCTGCCAGCCCACCGGGCTCCAGCGATTCGGCGTCTACCGTTTTGGCTGGCGTGTTGTCTGGATGGTTGATAGAACGAACGTCCCAAACGCGTTCCCGCTCACGCTTCTGGAAGGGGTCGGAAATATATGTTTCCATGCGCTGAGTACAAATGATACAAGGCTCGCGGCGCAGCTAAGCGCAATAATTCGTTACAATGGATAGGTACTTCAATTTGAACCGATGGACGACGCGAAATTTGGCTTCTCCGCTTTTGCTGAACAGTGGAACGGTCGTATGGCCATGCTGGGCTTCATCATCGGCTTGGGCACCGAGCTGTTGACCGGGCAGGGCATCCTAGCCCAGTTGGGTTTAGGTTGAAATTTAATCCAGAGCCCGATGTCTGGGCACCCAAGGACGGAGCTGGTTACCTCCAGCTCTTTTGCTTTGGTCTTTTCATTGCCACTATCGCTGTGGGAGGCAACATCGTCCTTAAACCGCTCGACACTCTCTTCTCAGGATTGCTCAATAATCTTTGAGGAACATTTTTATACATTTTTGGTTTCAGCAACTCACCATGCCAACTCGATTATGTAGATTTAGCTCCAAGATAGAACTTACGCCACTTTAAAAACAGAATTTTTATCTGTTTTTAGCAGATCTACTAACTATTTTTAATCTAACACAACTAACTGTTTAGGCATAATCTAAGCGAAAAGTGTCAGGTAATAAAGCGAGTTTCCCTCTTCTTTACAATACTAACCCCGTCACTACCGATGTTGACCAATGAAGGAATCACTATCTCTCAAATAAGAGTCACAATCTTATTCTGTAGGCTCCTAGGAAAAGTTTAAATTTTCCTCAAGATGAAAAAGTGCTTAAGCATTTAGATCTTTAATGACAAGCACCCTGTCGGTTAGATTGAAGTGACTTTTGAGCTGATACAGGCTCCAGCGGTGCGTTATCTCCCAACGTGTAGTAGTAGACCCGCTTACATAACTGCTTCTGCAGCTGTTCTCGCTTTAGCCAGCCTATCTCCACCAGTTGCTTAAGATGCCGCTGCACGGTTTTCTCATTGCAGCCCAGTAGCTGGCTCAACTCCTCGGCGGTCTTCGAGATCCACTTGACCCCATCAATAACGACGCCACTAGGGAGCCGAAGGCAACGGTGAATCTCCCTGTAAATCTCTGCGCTCAAGCAACCGACTTCACTTGCGAGGTGTCTGTATGTGGTTTTCATGATTCAAGGAATTTTGAAACTTGTCGCTCGCGCGAAACATTCTCAAACATCAAGATTGGTTTTTGTTTTTCTTCAGGGGTTTTGGTCCTGTGGGTTCTTAGCTGGTAACTGGAAGTCGAATTCCCATGGTCACAGCCCACTTTATCAAGAGCTAGCTCCTTTTGCAAGTCGGGTTTGTATATTTGTAGTGATTACAATAACCACTTCAGCTACGAGGAAGCAGTAAGAGAATAAGAGACGCATCTGCTCAAACGAATCGGTGTGGATCAAGGACCCTATCGAGCAGGCATTTTCGATATGTTCGGTTTCCACTATCACAAACAGTTCAACCGATTAGCGATCGTTTCTACATCTTCAACTGGCATCAAGCGTCTACTGAAGTTCACAATTGGGATGTAATAGCAAAAGGTTTGAAGGCTGCTGGTAATATCTTCAGCCAAATGTACATCCATGCCAAAGCATTGGCACAAGGAAAGCTTAATCCAATGCCAACCAGCTAGTCTGAAGCGCCTTACAGTATTTCTGCACCTACTAAAGGATTAGGGCTTATTTACGTTTAAACAAAAGCGACTTTACTTATACCAACTTGGCAATGAACAGTGAAACAGTCGTCTGACGATGATGGTCTTCATCATTGGCCTGGGCATCGAATTTTTAACTGAACAGGAAATTCTTTCCTGACTGGGCTTGGGTTTAAATTCAATTTAAAGCCCAATATTTGAGCAGCTGAAAACGCAACTAATTACCTTCAGCTCTTTTGCTTAGATCTTTTCATTGCCACCCTCGCTGCGAAGGCATCATCCTTCATTACTTAGCATTTTCCTTCTAAGATGCCTCAACGGTTTTTAGGAATGTCTTTATGCATTAATTAATTTAACATCCGATTGATAAAATCATCCTCAAATGTCTCTGAAATTTGTATTTCATGTGATTAAATAACTTAAAGTTAAAAAGAATAAAGAATTTTATAGATTAAAGTATGGAAATAAGTTTATAATTTTTTCATACTTAAGTAATAAATATTGGATTTATAATTTAGTTAAATTTTATTCTTATTTTTTGAAATATTGATCTAAATAGTTTTAGTCTTTATAAGAAAAGTTCATAATATATTGCAGAAAAATATCTTGCCACAAAAATTGTTTTATTGAATACTGCATAAGCTATCCTGTAAATTAAAATAAGTATTCTGAAATGTTTTCCAACAAAAAATTTGAGGCAATGCGCGTAAATTATATAGGTACAGAAACCTCAACGCATAAAAATCTAATAATTTTTAATTATATAATCGCTTGAAGCTTATATTTTTTAACATCACAAATTAATTGACAATTATTACTATTAAATTCACAATCTGGAATACAGACATGAAAATTTACACACAACACTTCTACGTTATTGTTCCACGGTGCTTTCTGATTCTCCTAAGCTCTTCAAGATCTTTTTGCTTTGTTCCACCACTATACTCCCAGGCATATCCCTCAATAATCATTTGTTCATTAAGAGACATACTATCGTTCCCAATATACAACCAACCAAGTAGACGACCATACTTACCAGTGCCACCAACAAGTTCAGTCCTAACAGATAATTCATCTTCACCAGATATCGCAGTTTCTAACTTTTCTTTAAGCCAATTAGCTGCATCGTAACCCAATTCTTTTTCCTCTAAGTTTCTAGTTCTTGTTTCTGGTGCGTCAACTCCTGCAACTCTAACTCTTTCTTTTTTGTATAGATTAAATCCAAGGTCGATAGTAATATCAATAGTATCGCCATCAACAACACGATTAATCGCTATCACTCTAAAATTATAGTAGGAATTTCTGCTAGGTGGAACCATTGCTTCCATAATTAATTTTCTTAAAACCTGTTAGGACGACTATACTAAATCACAGAAGCAACAATAGCAATTTTAATAGATGACTTTGGTATAATAAATAAATCATGGTATTCAGCTATGCTGGGCTTCATCATCGGCTTGGGCGAGGGGTGGAAACATCGTCCCTAGCTGCTTGCATTTTAACTCAAGCGACGGTCGGACCTTAATTAAGAGACCCGGAGATTTCTCAGTATTTTTAATGAAACGGATCGTTGACCACCGATGCCAAATTAACCTCACCAGGTCGCGGTATACCGGTATTCTACTTCAGTAGGTATTTGCAAGTCAACCCCTAATGCTAGAAACAGTGAATTTTAGCAGGACCCTACTCTTATATTTATGAAGAGTATTTACATTCTAAAATATTTATCTTTCTCTGTTTCGATTCATCTATGAACGCTTGTGGTATCATTCTTTTGCTAAAAGTTTCACCAACCTATTATAGAAATATTCATTTTTTCTCAATTTATTTTTTGTTGAGAATCAATAAGGGTTGATTTGACAGATATCTCAGTCTCTCCGTACAGACTTCTTCTCTTTGTTAATCCACCACCAAGTGTGGAACTTGTCCAACCCAAACCCACCTCTGTGGTCGTCCTTGACGATCTAATCCTGCTGGCTTTTCTGGTCTGTGCTTAAACCATTGAGGGTTATTGGGAATCTTTCCTGACCAATCGTTTAAAAGCCGATTGATCGGTTCTGATCTAAATCCTTGTGCTTGGACATTACAGGTTTTCACGGTCTTCAATGGGGGCTTGTTCTGTTTTTGTTTTGATCTTTCTTTTGATTTTGTTTTTGGTTTTTCTATCTGTTTTATCTGAGTTTTTCTTTGTGGTTTGGAAGAAAGATAGGTATTAGAGATTGGAGTATTTAGAATTTGAGGCGTCACTTGTGTCACTTCGCAGGAAACAGAACGAGTCTTTCGATGCGACACGTAGGTGGTGGGAGCAACCGTACGAGGACAGCGACGCTCTAAACCGTCGTGGTCCTTGCGGTGGTCGGGGGGCAGGGCATACCAGTAGTCCCTCTTGTATCGATGCTTCCATTTCTGCTCCCTTATTACATGCTGGGCATCCTCCAATTCCTTCAGGGCTCTTTGCACCGATCGGGTGCTGACCTCGATTTGGAATTCCTTCGCTAGTTGATCCCGCACTTGGTTTGCAGGCAGTCGTGTCCAGGCGGCGCCGTGGTCATCGATCTGCCCTCCTTTGCCACGACGGGCAACGTTGATCCAACCTCTGACGACTCCTAGGCAAAGGCTGGCAAGTGGAGTGATTGGGTTTCCCATGGCAGGAGTGGGACCCTGTGGTCCCTTTTTTGTTGGAGGGGTTGACTTCCTGCCCAAGATTCCCTTTAATGTGTCTGCACGTTGTGAGTGTGAGATTCGTTTTTTGGCGGGTCTCTA
This genomic window from Synechococcus sp. M16CYN contains:
- a CDS encoding high light inducible protein encodes the protein MDDAKFGFSAFAEQWNGRMAMLGFIIGLGTELLTGQGILAQLGLG
- a CDS encoding helix-turn-helix domain-containing protein, which codes for MKTTYRHLASEVGCLSAEIYREIHRCLRLPSGVVIDGVKWISKTAEELSQLLGCNEKTVQRHLKQLVEIGWLKREQLQKQLCKRVYYYTLGDNAPLEPVSAQKSLQSNRQGACH
- a CDS encoding thermonuclease family protein produces the protein MEAMVPPSRNSYYNFRVIAINRVVDGDTIDITIDLGFNLYKKERVRVAGVDAPETRTRNLEEKELGYDAANWLKEKLETAISGEDELSVRTELVGGTGKYGRLLGWLYIGNDSMSLNEQMIIEGYAWEYSGGTKQKDLEELRRIRKHRGTIT